In Pangasianodon hypophthalmus isolate fPanHyp1 chromosome 1, fPanHyp1.pri, whole genome shotgun sequence, the genomic window CTTTGATCCTTTGCCCAAGTTGGCTtgctttaaatcttttttaccTCTCATTGGCATGGAGCGTGAGAGCCATAGGTAGACGAGAAGCAAGAAGAcaagggaaaaagagagatgcTGGTGTCATTAGAGGGTAGAAGCATGCTTTTCCTTCATGTTTATAAATCAAAAAGCTCCATTTTGGTTTCCTGACTACTAAAATGAAGAGGACTTGCCTCTGGGTCTCTTCACGGAACATTGCCTATTCCTGTGCATGTTATCCATGTAAGGGCATACGCATGCACTGGGATAATTGCAGGGGTTTTAGCCCATTAGTGCTTTTCCTCTTGGTGCCATTTCCATCAGGAAGCATGAAAGATTCCTCGGTCCAGTTGTACTTGGAGATTATCCATCAACCAGGCACTCCAAACGAGCAACCCACCCAGTTGGCTCGGTTATCTGATTCGCAAATGTTCTTCCATTCAAATAGAGGCCATGTCGGTCATTTAAGCatcaagttcaaatcccaggcacaatgaaatgtatttattctagAAAACTAGTGACTGATGATGTTAATGTAGGTTTTAGATTCCCTTACAAAAtgtaatgcatttataatataccatttatttgttttaaacacactgagaagtttttcccttttttttattttgcaggcACATGAAGATTCATGATAAAGATCCTTCCCTTTCTAGCCCCACCAGCCCTCCATCGTCCGGTAAAAGGAAACGCCCTTCTGCTGTTATTTCCAAGAAGAAACCCAGCCATAGTGACGATGGAGAACAAGCTGATGAGCCATCCAGTAAAAGGGTTAGATTTGTGGCTGTTATATGCAGTTTGATTTTTGCCATGTTTTAATTGGTTTATACTTGTTAAACATCCTGGATATATTCTTAGTCAATTGACTAAGGATAAATTgattctgctgtttttattaggaTATAAAAAGCTCAAGCAGCTCCTTAATTCTTATTTAAGAGGTTTATACATATGGATTATGTCTGGATATAGATGCCTAAAAATCTGTGTAATATACATAATGGATAACTCATTACATACCTACCACCTATACCTCCCAACATCAACTGCTCTGTCCTTGCTGTAGCAGCTTTTAGAAGATGGTGGAGTGGATGATCAGACAGTGGGCAAAGGGCCGGAGGAGCAGCTGCCATGCCCCATCTGCTTCAAGACACTCAGCTCCAAATATGAACTGGAAACTCATATGGAAACCCATCCTGACACTGCACTCAGGTTCGAACAGCGCCTGTACACAagaaaaatattctgttttccCAACTATATGCACGCATACAGAATATACAGCTACACCTGGATTACACTCAACTtcaaaagttgtaaatgacaaTGAAAAGTTTAACTTGCTGCTTATTTTGGTGCTTGGATTATGGCAATTTTTCACTGATTTCGATAGAACGTATATATCATTACGGTCAGGAAAGACTGCTGTGTCTTTTAACATGTGAGCTGTGTTGATAGAGGACAATAGAGGATGGAGGTTTAGGCAGAACTGCAGCAGTTGCTGGGAGATTATGGAGGCATTCTTTATGCTGAAATGGTCATAATTTAACACATACGAGCAGAGCGACCTCTTGCATACCAATTGGGGTGTTGTTTCACTGGCCTGCCTATAGGTTGATTCCTATAATTGCTGAAGTTTTCCccataattaaatttaatttaattttaaggaCTTCTGATGTCCTGTTTGTGAATtctaaattgaattaaaatgaagcaaaatgcCATATTTCGAGGAGTAACTTGAATGGAGAAGGGTCATACCTGAGTTGCTTCTAATGGTGTTTGTACATTCTCAGTCAGAAGAAGTTTAAAGGATTCATCCCTTCCCCCAGTTTGGCCCCTAGGCACCAGAGTAGGGAGTGGTGttgagaagagagagggaggaaatcGGGGAGGAGAGAGGAAGGAGGGGGGAAAGTACCATcgaggttgtgtgtgtgcgtggtgagGGGATTTAATGAGTCACAGAAGTAGACTTCAGGACGCAGTCGGCTGGACCTCTCTGTTGGGGGGTGGGGATGAGTATCCTTGGAGACATCACAGTCCAGAGACTCTAGCCCTAAAACCCACTCATGCAATGACCAACTTCCCTGAACACAAGTTAATGGGTAGCTTCATGGAGCTGGTTCATTCTGAGGTGAGCCTGCCTGGATTCATTTTCACAGCACAGTTATTGTATGGAAGTAGAGCAAATTTAGCACTAATCCTGTGTAATCACTAGAGCTAAGAGAGCTAGTTAAGAGGATCTAGGCTGCAGTGAATCGGGTGCTTAATACGGCTGAGTGTAGACCACAAGCATGCAAATACAGGGATGCTCACATGATGTGGACTTGTCATCTGTCCCTCCCAGTTGCACACTGTTACACGTCcagtcacacactcagaggCATCCAGTAATAAAGGGAGTTAGCACTTTGGTTATATGAGACTCCCTCTGGGGGGACACAACATAAACAAAATGTCTCAATGATTCATTACACAAAGGGAGAACAGGTTTGGCGGTTAGTTAGCTGTTTTTTTCATGACAAGCACTCACAAAAATGTGCAGCTATGTTAGCTAATTTATAAGCCCTGAAACTATGAAAGCACACCTGCCATGTTGTTGGCCTAGTCacactgtagtgtgttgtgtgtgtgtgtatatgtgtgtgcgcatctgtgtgtgtctgtgtgcgtgcatgtgcttTTAGATAAAGCAGCTTACGGTCACCACAGACACCTCGGGACAGTGGTGAGAGGTGTGGCCGTTGATAAGAGCTGTGTGCAACATCATAGACACTAGCCAGCTGTCTCTCATAGTGCCTGACAAACAGAAATGGAGAACTGCCACAGTTATTGCTGGAGTTATCTATCACCAACCATCATTCATTATATTTGCAGCTCCATTTTTACCCAAATTTTACCCCACATTTTCACTGACATGTTTGCAGTTGTCCATTACAATTTAATAATACTTGATTATAGTGTTTCTAAATCCATCTAAGCATCTGAGTGTTACtcaaaaatcacaaatattggttaaatataattattattttaaatataattagtattatttaCTCATAGGTGTGAGAATTGTTGCATCTCATTTCGCACACATCGAGGTTTGCTCCGTCATAATGCAGTCATCCATAAGCAGCTGCCAACTGACCTCAGTGGACGCCCATTCATTCAGAACAACCCCTCCATACCCCTAGGATTCAATGACCTGGCTTTCATTGACTTCTCCTGCCACAAATTCCCTCACATTGCCCAGGTAATTACCTGCATTTTGCATTCAGCTCCAATTAAATGTAAATCCCAAAGTTTTTATTATGTGGTATTTAAGTCCATGGTGTTGctactgtatttttaattaattatttaattattcaaatcAATAGGTTTGGTGTGAAACCAATCTACGCCGCTGCACCAGCAAGCTTCATCGctttgtgtgtgagacctgtgaCAAAGCTTTCCCTTTAAATGTGGCGTTAGACTTGCACAAGTCCACACATGACACTTCTGAAACCAAGGAAGAGTCTGTTTCCTCTCAGCTTTCCAGTACAGAGTCCCCCATATCTGAGAAAAGTAGCTTCATGGGTTCTCTGGGTTTGCAACACATCTCTCAGGTCAAACCTGTACCCTCAGAGGAGGATGCCTTGCAAGCAGAGCTGGACAGTATCCGTGTAATCCATGTGGAGCCATCATTGGTCCAAAAGGATTCTAGCCTTCTTGGTGGGATTAGCCTGTCTCTGGTGGACCCATCATCTCTCCGGGGTCTGTCCCAGCACGAGGCACTCAAACTCCTTTCTTTACAGCCATTTCAAACTGGTTTTCTTGTCCAGCCAGACGGCGGGATGGTAGTAAAGCCAGTTTGTGGTGAGACTGGAATGGAACTGGCTGACATACAGCAGATCCTCAAAGTGGCTTCTGCTGCCCCCAACCAGATCAGCCTCCCTCCCTTGTCCAAGGCACcatgcagtgcagtgcagtcaAACTGTAAGCAGATGCCCCCACTCAAGCCAAAGCCTCTGGTGGCTCCCAGGACCAATATGACAACCTCCACTCCTCCTCCACTTTTAAGCACCCAGCAGGCATCACTAGGTTGCATCAGCCCCAGTCTACCACCACCTGCTGGCCAGTTCCCGAAGGCTGCCAAGGAACTGTctccatcttcatcttcatcatcttcttcttgcAACCAGGCTCCTAttgaaaaaatgcaaatggaAGCTGATTGCATGGGTGATGCCCACACTCCCATGGACACAGACGACCAACAAATTAAGCAGGCAGAAGACAAGATAAGGGAGCCATCTGGAAAGAAGGGAGCAGGTCGGAAAGGGTCATACCCGTGCCGATTTTGTGACCAGGTATTTGCATATTCAGGAGTACTACAGGCGCACATGCGTTATCATCTGGGTATCTTGCCCCACCAGTGTAATATTTGTGACTATGTTGCTCCTGACAAAGCCACACTGATTCGTCATCTGCGCACTCACAGTGGTGAACGACCTTACGTCTGCCGAGTCTGCCATTACCCATTCACTGTTAAAGCCAACTGTGAACGCCACCTTCGCAAGAAACACATGAAGAACACTCGTAAGGAAATTGAGAAAAATATCAAGTATGTCACCTCATCCACATCGATGTCCGATGCATTAGAACAAACTGGCTCAGGTGACACTATCTGTCGTTTATGTGGTGAGGACCTTAAGACCTACCGAGCACTACAGATCCACATGCGTGTCCACAATGGCTTCCAGAGAAAGCCATATGAGTGTAAACGCTGTGGAGCAGCCTTTCTGGCCAAGCGTAACTGTATCCACCACCTACTGAAACAGCACCCTGAGATTAAAGAGCAGGACATAGAAGAGCATATAGCTACCATCACTGTTGCTCCTTCTCATGCGAGTCCTAAACCTCCTTCACTCAATGGAGTGCCACCAAGTGCTTCACTCTGTCCCATCAAAATGGAGGATCTAAGTTTCTATGCCGCAGATCAGGACCAACCACTGGACTTCTCAAACAAAAACCGGGGCGGTAACAATGCTGGAAACTTCAGTGCTTCCCCTAGAATCAAGATGGAGTCTGCCACTTACGATGATTCCATGGAGCCCATTGATCTCTCTATTCCCAAGAATCCAGATAAAAAGATGAAGGTAAATACTGATGCAGTGTTGCAAAGAGAAGTGAAAAAGGAACAGACATCCCTTAACATAATGGATCACACACTTGCCCCAGGCCTGCAAATACATAGAGCCACTGATGAAAAACCACAGCAGCTTGGGTGCTACCAGCTTCCCACTGCTTTGACCACCATCGGTGCAACCAGTGCAGCAGGTCGTGCCTTGCGGCTAAAGCCCCTGCTACCTAAACCGAATTCTGCTGGTGTGAAGGAGCTCCCACCACTGGCCTCCATTGCCCAGATTATCTCCTCTGTCTCTGGTGCCCCCGACCTCCTGAAACGAGACAACCCCAACGGCTGTCATGAGTCTGTCTCAGACACCTCAGCTGAGGAGTTTCTCAAAGAGGGATCCAAAAGGAGAAGCAATAAAAGGCAAGCCATCAACACAGCTAAGGAAAAGCCTGCAATGAATTCAACAGACCCTAATATTGACCTCGAGTCCAGTGGGGAGTTTGCCAGTGTGGAGAAGATGCTGGCCACCAGTAATGCCAATAAATTTAGCACCTACTTAAAAACCAACATAATGGAGCTAGAAAGGAAAGAGGGAGAACAATCGTGCAATGGTGAcaagaaagaagcaaaagatGAAAAACAGATGCAAACCAAGCAGACCTCACAGCCCCAGCAGTCCAAAGGGAAAAAGAATGCATACTCAAACTCTGTGCAAAAAATGACTTGCCCATTCTGTCCCAGAGTCTTTCCATGGGCCAGCTCACTCCAGCGCCacatgctgacacacacaggtaacatGCAAATCATCTTATACAAAGGTCTTTGAATGTCTGTATACTTAAATAattttgtagttttaaaaataGTGTGACAGGtaaatttagcttttttttttttttttttttttttttttttttacatctggCATAATTTGACATCAATTCATTGTGCGGTTTAGGTCAAAAGCCATACCCTTGCCCTAAATGCGAAGCCCTGTTCTCAACCAAGTCCAACTGTGAGCGCCATCTTTTGCGCAAGCATGGAGTAACCAATAGAGTCCTTCGGCAAAATGGTGCCATACCTAAAGCCAAGGAGCCAGAGGAATGCTCGCCAGAGAGCGCAGGTTAGGACTGTTATAACTATTATCAAGACCAGTGTGCTGGAAATTATATGCAGTAAAAGAATATGGTTTAAAACTGAGCTAGTCttaaaattttatattgaacaaaattaataatagaAATCAGTGTTAAGCTATATAGAGTAACCTTTAAAGATATTAAGTCACATTTGGAATTAAATGggaacaaaatataaaataggtACAGAACTTAACCTCTTTATTGCCTGTAGACTGCTGACTCAGTCAGAAAGATATGCAGTTTGTGagaatgtgtatttattttctgcagTATTTTGGGGATGCTGGATGTTATATATTACACTTACTTTGGGATAAAGCCAGACTTGTGTACCATAAATGcaagaaaaaatttaattgtacgttaaatgttatgtaatgtCATCACAGACATTGctcatttaattttctttacagGCATAAAAATCTGACCCTAGATTTTATATACTCACACTGGCAAcgtttaatgtaatttaattttgtgttttagaGAGCATGTCAGAAACAGAGCTCACTAGTGGCGAGGCAATGGAGCTGACAAATTCTGAAGCTGAAAAGCCAGCTGCGTCGGATGCTGAGAAACCCTCTCCAGCCAAGCCCACagaggcagctgcagtaaagccTCTCCTCCACCAGGGGGAGCCAGAACACCAAGATGTGCAGGAGTCtttgaaaacaaaaagcacagcTAATGACGATGATACCAACAGCAATAAAAGCCTGGATCTGAACTTTGCTAGCAAATTAATTGACTTTACATTCTCAGAGGGTGAACAACAGAGGTCCTCTCCTGCTGTAGACAGTGATTCACATGAACAGGAAGAGTCCAAGCTGACCTGCAAGAGCTGCAACAAGAGCTTCAGATACGCTGCCACTCTGGCACGACATGAAAAAGTTCATGTTTTAGAAAGTGCAGCCGATGCCACTAACGTGAACTCCAAAGTGGATGACGCAGCAGAGTCTTGTGAACTGAAAAAGGATGATGTAGAAGACGAGGTGGAGAAAGTGGAGCGAAATGGGACGGCAGAAAGTGAAGGAGCAGGCAGTACAATGGACAGTGGCTCTGAGGAGGACAGGGAGGAGAGGAGTGATGAAGAAGGAGGTGCGACTGAACCAAAGAGCTGTGAAGGGGAGGCTGAATTGTCTGGGAGCAAAACTGACAAGAGGAAGAAGATATGCGGGGTGTGTGGTAAACGCTTCTGGAGCCTTCAGGATCTGACGAGACACATGCGCTCTCACACAGGTAAGAACAATTTGAATGAATAAGTGTTAAATTTTTTGATATACAGCATAGATAATACTATGTTGGATGCTTCAACTATCATTTTTCGCTAGGTGAACGGCCCTACAAGTGTCAGACCTGCGAGCGCACATTCACCCTGAAACACAGCCTGGTCAGGCACCAGCGTATACACCAGAAACCCCGTGGTGCAGATGGAGAGATGGGCAGGGCTGGAGAGGAGGAGGGATTCAGCGGGGGCTCGGCTAGTGAGAGGGAATCCACCCCCACCAGCACGAACCCTCCATCTGAAAACGAGAGTGAAAGCATGAAGGAGAAAGAGCGTGAGTCTGCCTCCGCCACAAAAAGGGAGTCGGAACTTAATAAAGAAACGTCTGTCACAGAGAAGGCAGAAACCGTACCAGCTACAGATACACCCAAAGAGCCTCCAGCAGAGGAACTAGCCTCAGATTCACCCACAGAGGTGGAGCATCCAGCCGGATTTCTGAAAGGCCTGTTGGAGATCCATTCCAAGCCTGACATTGAACGCATCCTCCCTACCAGTGAGCCTCCTCTCCTTGGGGTGGAGTGAAGGAGTAACTCCAGTGCGAGTGCCATACAATAAGTTCTTTTGTactgcagaacattttaaacagcaacaaaaagacCATTTACAAGTGCCTTGCTACTTTTTTTGCTATATCTTTATCTACTACCAGATGATTTAGTTGATTTTTAGagtattttataaaaatcttttttgaaAATGCCACattaagcaataaataaatgaacactttAGTATAATGATTTGTATATGATTAAGGGACTGAACAGAGAATGGACAGATGAGGCTGCAAACAAGCTGGCACATGGCTACTGAGACTACTGTGTGACGATTTGTGCATACGAGTGTAACTGGAATATGTACAACTGCGCTTATTTTTCAAAAGGCCGGTTCATGGACTCAAATCCACCTTTCAGCTTTAGTGATAGAAAGGCCTCCAGAATACCTGAAACAGTGAATTGTATTCTGGCTTTTGTATTACATAACAGAGGGTACAGTGAGTTGCAGAGGCTTCAGTCTGGAAGGCAAGGCTGCATTAGGGGTAACCCTCTGATCAATGTGCGACAACTCTCAGAATATAATATCTGGGCAATATTTGCCTATAATAGCATGATTTGTTTTCCAGCTACACTGACCATGTCAGAATCCTGTtttaatctttgttttttttggaagaaagtCAAggacagggtttttttttttactgagggaagcgcagtgtttttttttttgttttttttttttttttaatctaaaggGCTCTAGCTCCAGTATCACctacaaaacacaaacagatcTCAACAGAAAGAGAGTCCTGTGTCCAGGTTAAATGTCTTCCAAAACCTTTCTACTTCAAGCCTTACTTGTGTTTCTCCAGAGGTTTTAGACAGGCCTCCTGCATCCAAATGCTAGTTTTTCTCATTACTTGAAAGCTGTCACCCTGCTGCCTCCTGTCTGGCTACGGCACCAGTTCCAGGACCATCATCCTCCTGAGCATCTCTCCTAGTAGGATATCAGGTCAATCATATGATCACATGTGGAGTTGGGTATTTCTGTACGTTTAACTTTTTTCTCaaatgtgtaaagtgtaaaccTCAGTCTCAAAGTGAACCTCAAAGAGCAGCAAATCGAACTGGTAGAGTAATTACGGCGTTTTCCAGACTAGTCCTCGCTGACTGGACGACTCCCATTTACCACAGTCACCTCTGGTGTTTTACAGGAAACAAAAACCATTTGAATTTGTGGTGTGAGCGCTATGAAACAGAGTATTAATAAGCGAGCATTTCTTTAACAGGTGATGAGCAATCCGGTATTGGATGACGTATTTCCTCACCACAGTGGCCACTGGCACAAGACTAGTGTTGGATGAACTTGAATGAAAAATGCAATCTCTTACTCAGTCTGCGTATTGTATTCCGAGACTCTGTTTCTCCTAATGCCTTTTCCTGGGTTgctatgtgtgagtgtgttgcgTGTGTATCcacgtgtgtatatattttcctGTTGAGAATGCACACGGactgttttaaatgtatttattgtagcCCAGTGTGGgtaaagaagtaaaaatatGGAGAAGCCATGTATTAATTATGCTGCAGagagaaatgtttcagattCAATACTTTAGTAGCCCAGCTGATCTGGGTCTTTTTTCCCCTAGCAATAATCACTATTGATCCAAAGGCTTTATGtagatgtttttatgttttatagacTTTGTGGTctattttgtctcttttttggCTATAATTATTATCACTATTATATCAGTTTGGATGAGAtatgagtttgtttttttctctttgataTACAAGGCATATAAAACTGTGAAATTTATTGTTCTTTTGTTGGGTAAATCTTTAGGGTAGATTTGCATGTTAACCTTTTTATGTTCTATTAAATGGGTATTTTTCTGATCCTTTCTTCTCACACTGTCTTGCTCTCAGGGTTTTTACATGATGCTTATTTGTAATATACTTTCCTGAGTTGCAAATATTCTCCCCAACTCTTGATTTTGGAACAAGTTGAACTGTCAATCACTACTTCTAGCACTTGACTGTGAATTAAAACGAGTGGGGTGGATATACTGAACCTATGCACACCCACATTCCTCTCATCACTTTGCTTATTTTCCATGTATTTTCTGGTTATTTGTTTCTTCCTGGTTCCTTCATGCCCTTTCTCCTTGTTATATGGCAGAAACTAGTAAATGTACAGTCTTCTCCAGTCTTGCCACCTGGCTCTGATTGATATTAAAGGGAGCTTCGCGTCGCTgctacacacaaaaaataattcTACTGGACTTGAACGGAACCAGAATCATCAATAGTATTTTGGTACACTACTCCTGCTCTTCACACGAGTGCTTTGAAATCAGAAATTTAAGCTGTTCTGTATCAAACctttaaagcaataaaattgTATTAATGCAATATGATGTCTAATGTGTCTGCTTTGGTTATAGATAATGCATTTCAGTTTGGTACAGATTCCCCCCCTCTAACAGACCAAAGGCATATCAGGCTCTGGTGGCTTAGTGAGGAAAACTCCTAGGGTGCTGTAACATTACTCTGGCTCCTAATATGCAAAGAAAGGAATTCTATTATACTTCCattgtatttataaaacaaatgaatttacCAAGAGTTGTTCTGCTGGCTGACAGGATCTACATGCATATCATCGGTGTTGAGGTGAAATATGCCAAATTATGTGATAGCACTAGATTCACTACTGGTTTTAGGATCCATTTTCTTTGGTCATTTCTCATTTTCCTGAAAAGTATGTGAATGCACCAGAATGATAACAGCTGTAGCAGTAACAgcatattaaatttaattattaaattaaagctaATATAAACAGACTGTGAAcctcagcattaatacaccacAAGAaacaagattagaaaaaaaaaaaaaaaaatcacctggtctttttccagtcttcaactgtccagtgtgggtgagccagtgcccatgatagcctcagattcctgttcttggctaacaggagtggaaaccaatgtggtcttctgttgttgtaccCCATCCACCTCatggttcgatgttttgtgcatgctgagatgtgtttctgctcaccagttgtaaagagtaattatttgagttgctatagacttcctgttagctcagatcagtctgatctctctcatcaacaaggtgtttcagcctgcagaccctctgtacaacgtttttttttttctttttttcgcACCATTATGTGCAAACTCTAGggactgttctgtgtgaaaatccaatgagatcagtttctgaaatactcaaaccaacccatctggcaccaataaccatgccatggttaaagtcacagagatcatcacacttttccccattctgatgttcgatgtgaacattaactgaaactcttgacatgtatctgtatgagtttatgcattgtgctgctgccacatgattggctgattagataactgcgtgagtgtataggtgttcctaataaagtggacagtgagtgtatttcaGTAAGTTATCATTTAATAATGTTGTAAATTATTTCTGctaattaataacattttagTGATGGATTAAATAAACAGTCAGTGCAGgtgtatttcattaacatttaaataaaggtcaatgtgttaatgtgtgttagcTTATTTTGTTGCTTTGTTAGCTTTACTTACGGCTGAAGTTtatggtttgttcatgttaactaatgcagtaaataatgtttaatgtaaagCATTGCCGTTGTAACTAACTCAAAGTAAATACTGACTCCATAAAATAAGTATTTAGGTGAAAGGATATAATCATACATAAGGTCTCTACATTTTCAGCAGTTCACATTTAAATCATTACTAATGAGACACACAGTTTATGCTTTCTCATGACTACAGTGAGGGTCACTTGTGAATGAAGACGCACTTCTCCTGATTGCTCATCAGTCCATTTCTGCTCCACAGGATATGTCTTAAATAATAATGGTGTGATTTACAGactagggctgggtgatatgatgatataatatcctTATAAATTATGCCATGATACACTTTCCTAAAATATTGTGGGTATAGTGATatctttataactttttttttttcttttcaaaaaaaaaaaaaaaaaaaatacactctgatacctgatttgatatttttctactgttttactatttatttatttatttattgttttaaaaactgattttcTAAACAATttccaatttatttttgtagacattaaataaaagcatcatcacattttttaaaggtttatttttaaatgcaacactactgttgtGCAGATTGTTAGGAAGCCTACATATGTGATGagtattgtttattgtttattgaaaTGTCTTCAGAGTTaatcattttggtaaaatagaGAGGGTCGGAATTATAAAGACTTCTACATTTAGAAATATATGTAACCAGTGAATGGATTTGAAGGCGATTTGTTGAGATTCCTCATTCTGGTGCACTCAAGagctcaaagtggggtctgtggtGTATACCCAGGGGTCCCTGACACtattgccttaaaaaaaaaaaaaaaaaaaaaaatcacatgactcTGGTGGAGATCACTATAAACTATTATCAAGGTTGTTATGGTTATTATTTAGTTGTCATAGTTCTAAGCATAATTGACCCCATCACCAATTCCAAAAATTAATTGCTCATTACTAATTACTCTATTCCCCTgttagtgtttaaaataaaatgccacagaagggggaaaaacatatctatctatctatctatcttggattttttattacttattacttattatttgtttgcctcgcacctctggggttgggggttcgaatcctgcctccaccctgtgcgTGTGGAGTTTGTAtattctccccgtgctttgggggtttcctccgggtattccggtttcctcccccagtccaaagacatgtgctgtagACTGATTGGTATctttaaattgtctgtagtgtgtgaatgggtgtgtgagtgcccaggcaccctgtccagggtgtccccctccctgtgccccgagtcccctgggacaTGCTCCAGactccccgcgaccctgtgtaggataagcagcacagaaaatggatggatggattattgCTATACatctaatacatttctttttgtaCAAAATCAGAGGTGTGTATAATTAGGGTATATAATCAC contains:
- the rreb1a gene encoding ras-responsive element-binding protein 1 isoform X1; this encodes MSRRKQPNPNKVKLMDSSAEEKKMGEEVSSAIGTMEAEQTEETDHCAESPRKSVVSVADAQIRVEAGKEGADGADLSSITSMMSTVMKAAQLNGGVEVSNKTPTKTSSKSPSASRYTRKSQDVKDDTSSLICPLCDKNCQTQHQLTMHIRQHNSDTGASDHSCSICGKCLSSASSLDRHMLVHSGERPYKCSVCGQTFTTNGNMHRHMKIHDKDPSLSSPTSPPSSGKRKRPSAVISKKKPSHSDDGEQADEPSSKRQLLEDGGVDDQTVGKGPEEQLPCPICFKTLSSKYELETHMETHPDTALRCENCCISFRTHRGLLRHNAVIHKQLPTDLSGRPFIQNNPSIPLGFNDLAFIDFSCHKFPHIAQVWCETNLRRCTSKLHRFVCETCDKAFPLNVALDLHKSTHDTSETKEESVSSQLSSTESPISEKSSFMGSLGLQHISQVKPVPSEEDALQAELDSIRVIHVEPSLVQKDSSLLGGISLSLVDPSSLRGLSQHEALKLLSLQPFQTGFLVQPDGGMVVKPVCGETGMELADIQQILKVASAAPNQISLPPLSKAPCSAVQSNCKQMPPLKPKPLVAPRTNMTTSTPPPLLSTQQASLGCISPSLPPPAGQFPKAAKELSPSSSSSSSSCNQAPIEKMQMEADCMGDAHTPMDTDDQQIKQAEDKIREPSGKKGAGRKGSYPCRFCDQVFAYSGVLQAHMRYHLGILPHQCNICDYVAPDKATLIRHLRTHSGERPYVCRVCHYPFTVKANCERHLRKKHMKNTRKEIEKNIKYVTSSTSMSDALEQTGSGDTICRLCGEDLKTYRALQIHMRVHNGFQRKPYECKRCGAAFLAKRNCIHHLLKQHPEIKEQDIEEHIATITVAPSHASPKPPSLNGVPPSASLCPIKMEDLSFYAADQDQPLDFSNKNRGGNNAGNFSASPRIKMESATYDDSMEPIDLSIPKNPDKKMKVNTDAVLQREVKKEQTSLNIMDHTLAPGLQIHRATDEKPQQLGCYQLPTALTTIGATSAAGRALRLKPLLPKPNSAGVKELPPLASIAQIISSVSGAPDLLKRDNPNGCHESVSDTSAEEFLKEGSKRRSNKRQAINTAKEKPAMNSTDPNIDLESSGEFASVEKMLATSNANKFSTYLKTNIMELERKEGEQSCNGDKKEAKDEKQMQTKQTSQPQQSKGKKNAYSNSVQKMTCPFCPRVFPWASSLQRHMLTHTGQKPYPCPKCEALFSTKSNCERHLLRKHGVTNRVLRQNGAIPKAKEPEECSPESAESMSETELTSGEAMELTNSEAEKPAASDAEKPSPAKPTEAAAVKPLLHQGEPEHQDVQESLKTKSTANDDDTNSNKSLDLNFASKLIDFTFSEGEQQRSSPAVDSDSHEQEESKLTCKSCNKSFRYAATLARHEKVHVLESAADATNVNSKVDDAAESCELKKDDVEDEVEKVERNGTAESEGAGSTMDSGSEEDREERSDEEGGATEPKSCEGEAELSGSKTDKRKKICGVCGKRFWSLQDLTRHMRSHTGERPYKCQTCERTFTLKHSLVRHQRIHQKPRGADGEMGRAGEEEGFSGGSASERESTPTSTNPPSENESESMKEKERESASATKRESELNKETSVTEKAETVPATDTPKEPPAEELASDSPTEVEHPAGFLKGLLEIHSKPDIERILPTSEPPLLGVE